Genomic window (uncultured Hyphomonas sp.):
ACTATCGCTCCACGAAACACATCCTCGCGGCGGCCTCGTCCGTCATCGCGCATAATCGCGGGCGCCTCGGCAAGACACTCTATGTCGGCGACGACAATGCGATAGAGAATGTCGATGCGGCGAAGGTGAAAGTACGCGGCCTGTGGGATGGCGAGGCCGAGAGCCGTCTGATTGCGGACGATATCGAGAGCTGGGTCCGTAATGGCGGCAAGCATGATGAATGCGCCGTGCTGGTACGTGCCTCCTGGCAGATGCGGGCCTTTGAAGAGCGCTTCATCCTGCTGGGCATTCCCTACCGCGTGATCGGCGGCCCGCGCTTCTTCGAACGTGCGGAGATCCGCGATGCGATGGCGTATCTGCGCCTCATCCGCTCGCCGGATGACGACCTTGCCTTCGAGCGCGTGGTGAACCAGCCGAAGCGCGGAGTTGGCAATACGACGCTGGCAAAACTGCAGGCCTATGCGCGGGCGGACGGGCGCAGCCTGTTTGTGCTGACGCCGATGGTGCTGCAGACTGATGAGGTGAAAGGCGGGGCCAAGCGCGGCCTCACCCAGTTCATCGACCAGATCAATATGTGGCGGGACCGTCTCAATAACGGCATGCCGCATACGGAGCTTGCCGAGGTGATCCTCGAAGAGTCGGGCTATACCGACATGCTGCAGAAGGACCGCAGTCCGCAGGCGCAGACGCGGCTGGACAACCTCAAGGAACTGGTCCGCGCGATGGGCGAGTTCGACACGCTGGCGGGCTTTCTCGAACATGTGGAACTGGTCATGGATGCCTCCACCGGCGGGGCAGACGAAGATCAGGTGCAGATCCTGACGCTCCACGGCGCCAAGGGGCTCGAATGGCCGGTCGTCTTCCTGCCGGGCTGGGAGGAGGAAGTGTTTCCCTCCCGCCGCAGCCTCGATGAGAGCGGGCTGAAAGGCCTCGAAGAGGAGCGCCGGCTTGCCTATGTCGGCATCACCCGCGCGCGGGAGCGGGCCTATATTTCCTTTGTCGCGAACCGGCAGATCTATGGCCGCTGGCAAAGCGTGATGCCATCCCGTTTCGTTGACGAATTGCCACACGAGAATGTCGAAGTGGTTTCGGAGACGGGGTATTCCGGCATGCCGGGCGGGGAGGATGCCTTCAGCGGCTCTATCGAAGATCTTGGCGAGCGCAGCGATTATTCCAGCCCCGGCTGGAAGCGCCTGAAGGAAAACGCGGGCAAGTATCCGACGACGGGTGCGCCGCGCGATGCGTCGAACCTCACCGCCACCAGCGGCGGCCCGGAAGCGTTCCGGAAAGGCCAGCGCGTCTTTCACGACAAATTCGGCTATGGCCGCGTCGCCTTCAGCGAGGGCAACAAGCTGACCGTCGATTTCGAGAAATCCGGCCGCAAGAAAGTCATCGCGACCTTCGTCTCTCAAGCCTGATGTAAGGAGGGCAGCGCCGGGCGGCCTGTCAGGGGAGGACCAGGCGGGGCGTCAGGGAGGGAACGCGTGGCGTGCCCGGCGCTGCAGACCCGTTCTGGCATGACCGCGCCGAACGCTTACCGAATGGGGCGTTCATGTTCCGCTCAGTTTGAGGCGTGGACCTATTCCGCTGCGGGCAGGTGCTCGTCTGGCTTCTGGTTCTCGTTTGAAGTCGTTTGTTTCGCCGGGTACGGATTCGGCTCTGTCTTGCCGCGCATCCGCTGGACGTATTCGACATTCACCCGCCAGGCTTCGGCAGCGACAGGCGTCACTGTATGCCGCCACCACAGGCCCGTTCGGTGCGGCACGAGCAGCCAGACCGGCGTGACCAGCAGGATCATGATCGTCGAGAAGGCAAGGCCGAACACGACGGCCGTGGCCAGCTGCACCCACCATTCCGCTTCAGAGCCGCCGAAATTGATGGCGCCCTGGCCGAAATTCACGCTCATCTCGAAGACCATCGGCAACAGGCCGCAGATCGTCGTGCCTGTCGTCAGAAGGATCGGGCGGATCCGCTGGGCGGCCGTCGCGATGGAGGCTTCTTCCGGCGTTCGGCCATCCTTGCGCAGCCGGTTATAGGTGTCGATGAGCACGATATTGTTGTTCACCACAATCCCGGCGAGGGCAACGATCCCTGTACCGATCATCAGGATCGACATGTAGGGCAGCACCAGCTGGATGCCGACCAGCACGCCCGAGGTCGAAATGATCACGGCCGTCAGGGTGAGAATGACCTGCCAGAAATTGTTGAACTCCCAGAGCAGGATCACGGCCATCATGAACAGGGCGGCCATGGCGGCCCCGCCGAAGAAGGCATTGGCTTCTTTCGTGTCCTCATCGGCGCCTTCGAAGCGGACTTCCACGTCGGAGCTGAAACCGGCCTGGCCGATCCAGTCACGGACATCCTGCACGATGGCGGCGCCTGCGCCCTGTTCCTTCGCATTGCCGCGCACATAGTAGACGCGCTTGCCGTCCAGGCGTTCGATCTGGCTGACACGCGGTGCCGGAATGCGGTCCACGAACAGGTTCAGCGGAACATTGCCGTTCGGTGTGGAGACACGCAGCGTGTCGATGGCGGAGGCGCTGCGGTCGTCTTTCGGGAAACGGACGCGGATATCGACCTCGTCATCGGCATCGTCGGGCCGGTAGCGGCCGACCAGGATGCCGTTCGTCACCAGCTGCACAGCCGCGCCGATCTGGGCGACATCGAGACCATACTTGCCGGCTTCCGCGCGGTCGACCTGCAGGCGGTATTCGATGCCGGGCAGGGGCCGCGTATCGTCGATCTCACGCAGGTCGCCGCGCTGTTCGATATAGGTGCGCAGGCGGGCCGTGGCGTCGTCCAGCTCGGCCTGATTGTCGGAGAGGAGCGCGATCTGCAGGTCCTTGCCGGCCGGCGGGCCCTGTTCGCGGGCCTGGATCTGGAATTTCAGTCCCGGCACCTGCAAGAGGCGTGCGCGCACGGCTTCCAGCGTCTTGCGCCCGTCATGCGTGCCGTCGGCGGTGGCGAGGTCCAGCAGCAGGCGTCCGATCGTATCGAGCGGCTGGTCGTTGGCGCCGTCGAAGCTGACGCCGCCGCTGCCGCCGGAAGAACCGGAGCGGGAAGAAATGGATTCGATGCCGTCGATGTCCGCAACGGCGAGTTCGGCGCGCTTGACGAGTTCCTTCTCTTCCTCCGCCGACAGGGCGCCCTGCGCCTGAACAAAGACGAATGCCTGTTCGGGTTCGATATCGAGGAAGAATTCAGACCGGTGGGCCGTGGAGCCAAACCACATGAAGATTAGGATCACGGAGCCGATAGCGGCCCCCGTGACCATCCACGGACGGGCGATCAGCGATTTGACCAGCCGGACATAGGAGCCCAGCCAGCCGGTGGCCTGTTCCGGGTCTGCGTCGGCAGCAAGGGCCGCGAGGTCGGCGTCTGTGCCTTCGGGGCGCGCGCCAATGACCGAGCCGAGCACGGGCAGGAAGATCAGTGCCATGACCAGCGAAGCCGTCAGGACGCAGATCAGCGTCAGCGGCAGATAGGCCATGAACTTGCCGGGCATGGAGTTCCAGAACAGGAACGGCACAAACGCGGCCAGCGTGGTCAGCGTCGACGAGACCACCGGCCAGAACATGCGCTTGCCCGCCATGGAATAAGCGTCCTTGCGCTCCAGGCCTTCGGCCATCTTCCGGTCAGCATATTCGGTGACGACGATGGCACCGTCGACGAGGATACCGACGGCAATGACCATGCCGAACATGACCATCATGTTGATCGTGAAGCCGAACGTGCCGAGCAGCAGGAAGGCCATCACGAAAGAGGCCGGGATCGAGATGCCGACCAGAAGGGCA
Coding sequences:
- a CDS encoding UvrD-helicase domain-containing protein, which produces MSSNPNRLSISQMAAPRPPAAQGDAPYLDGLNPEQRDAVMTTEGPLLVLAGAGTGKTRVLTARLAHIIGSRLAWPSQTLTVTFTNKAAREMRERALRLIGDAGEGLRWLGTFHSISAQILRQHAELVGLKSSFTILDTDDQVRLCKQIIVAENIDPKRWTPRYLAGLIDGWKNRALTPDRVPADEAFNFGDGKGIKCYEIYQARLKVLNACDFGDLLIHNITIFQQNPDLLKDFQSKFRYILVDEYQDTNVAQYLWLRLLAQGSQNICCVGDDDQSIYGWRGAEVDNILRFEKDFPGAKVIRLERNYRSTKHILAAASSVIAHNRGRLGKTLYVGDDNAIENVDAAKVKVRGLWDGEAESRLIADDIESWVRNGGKHDECAVLVRASWQMRAFEERFILLGIPYRVIGGPRFFERAEIRDAMAYLRLIRSPDDDLAFERVVNQPKRGVGNTTLAKLQAYARADGRSLFVLTPMVLQTDEVKGGAKRGLTQFIDQINMWRDRLNNGMPHTELAEVILEESGYTDMLQKDRSPQAQTRLDNLKELVRAMGEFDTLAGFLEHVELVMDASTGGADEDQVQILTLHGAKGLEWPVVFLPGWEEEVFPSRRSLDESGLKGLEEERRLAYVGITRARERAYISFVANRQIYGRWQSVMPSRFVDELPHENVEVVSETGYSGMPGGEDAFSGSIEDLGERSDYSSPGWKRLKENAGKYPTTGAPRDASNLTATSGGPEAFRKGQRVFHDKFGYGRVAFSEGNKLTVDFEKSGRKKVIATFVSQA
- a CDS encoding efflux RND transporter permease subunit, translated to MTSIVDGAIGRARMVLAILICAVIAGTVTYVKLPKEADPDIPIPFVVITVPLAGVTPEDAERLLVRPIEQEIQSIEGLKTFNGYGSEGAGTLLLEFEIDVDVDQAVLDVKDKVDLAKRFFPQDAREPVIQEFNASQFPVMVVNLYGEAPVRGLNDIAEKLQDKLERNAGILEARIQGKREDVLEIVIDPAMLETYNISYQEIYNVVSSNNQLVPAGEIDTGDGSFAVKVPGLIRTAQDALNLPIKRTENAVVTLQDVAEIRRTYKDATGYATFNGKPAMLIEVVKRSGANVLDTANFVRDTIAEEQKSWPATVRATITSDTSEQIGNQLGQLQSSIVTAVLLVMIIVVAALGWRSALLVGISIPASFVMAFLLLGTFGFTINMMVMFGMVIAVGILVDGAIVVTEYADRKMAEGLERKDAYSMAGKRMFWPVVSSTLTTLAAFVPFLFWNSMPGKFMAYLPLTLICVLTASLVMALIFLPVLGSVIGARPEGTDADLAALAADADPEQATGWLGSYVRLVKSLIARPWMVTGAAIGSVILIFMWFGSTAHRSEFFLDIEPEQAFVFVQAQGALSAEEEKELVKRAELAVADIDGIESISSRSGSSGGSGGVSFDGANDQPLDTIGRLLLDLATADGTHDGRKTLEAVRARLLQVPGLKFQIQAREQGPPAGKDLQIALLSDNQAELDDATARLRTYIEQRGDLREIDDTRPLPGIEYRLQVDRAEAGKYGLDVAQIGAAVQLVTNGILVGRYRPDDADDEVDIRVRFPKDDRSASAIDTLRVSTPNGNVPLNLFVDRIPAPRVSQIERLDGKRVYYVRGNAKEQGAGAAIVQDVRDWIGQAGFSSDVEVRFEGADEDTKEANAFFGGAAMAALFMMAVILLWEFNNFWQVILTLTAVIISTSGVLVGIQLVLPYMSILMIGTGIVALAGIVVNNNIVLIDTYNRLRKDGRTPEEASIATAAQRIRPILLTTGTTICGLLPMVFEMSVNFGQGAINFGGSEAEWWVQLATAVVFGLAFSTIMILLVTPVWLLVPHRTGLWWRHTVTPVAAEAWRVNVEYVQRMRGKTEPNPYPAKQTTSNENQKPDEHLPAAE